The Pantoea vagans genome includes a window with the following:
- a CDS encoding YecA family protein, translating to MNQGPLTEKELNWLEDMLEKYGNEQSVVDTSELDGMLTALLSGPNDIEPSEWLVAMWGGQKQIPKWANEREMDRFMALIFQHFNDIAERLAEFPDQFDPLFGFQEMEGQEFTVVEDWCYGYLRGVALDKDWSELPEALQPAMDAITLHGSETQLAKREAFSPEEFEASIEAIRPAALELHEYWQEQRLAQPDPEPQLPHFAGEKTGRNDPCPCGSGKKYKQCCGK from the coding sequence ATGAACCAGGGTCCATTAACCGAAAAAGAGCTGAACTGGCTGGAAGATATGCTGGAGAAATACGGCAACGAACAGTCAGTGGTGGATACGTCTGAACTGGACGGTATGCTGACCGCACTGCTCTCTGGCCCCAATGATATCGAACCCAGCGAGTGGCTGGTGGCAATGTGGGGCGGGCAAAAGCAGATTCCAAAATGGGCCAATGAGCGCGAGATGGATCGCTTTATGGCATTGATCTTCCAGCATTTCAACGATATTGCTGAGCGTCTGGCTGAATTCCCGGATCAGTTTGATCCGCTGTTTGGCTTCCAGGAGATGGAAGGTCAGGAGTTCACCGTGGTGGAGGACTGGTGCTACGGATATCTGCGCGGCGTGGCGTTGGATAAAGACTGGTCCGAATTGCCGGAAGCACTGCAACCCGCCATGGACGCCATCACCCTGCACGGCAGTGAAACACAGTTGGCTAAGCGCGAAGCCTTCTCGCCGGAAGAGTTTGAAGCCAGCATCGAGGCCATCCGCCCTGCCGCATTGGAGTTGCACGAGTATTGGCAAGAGCAGCGCCTGGCACAGCCCGATCCTGAGCCACAATTGCCCCATTTTGCCGGCGAGAAAACCGGTCGTAACGACCCTTGCCCGTGCGGCAGCGGCAAGAAATACAAGCAGTGCTGCGGTAAGTAA
- a CDS encoding DUF1176 domain-containing protein, with product MKTRLLLALALLTSLSAPLLADEDGVSFSHKDWELACDNTLTCRAAGYSAEEGAGGSVLLTREGGPNAVTHGRVVLADTGDDDSKQVDTLALWIDDHAQGEVAKAENDEWTLTDVQTLALINAIKGNGKVEFRGGEEPFELSSNGAFATLLKMDDAQGRLSTPGALVRKGNKSESSVPAAVSMPVIQQVKVEKATPRPLTDDELALLKPKLIASLTDDDSCDNLAPTDDQPEEGAEPLTLTPVDDAHVLIAALCWRGAYNEGYGYWLIDKSLQGKPQLITDSGSDYSEGVVSEAQKGRGIGDCWSTAAWVWDGKDFVQSSDATTGMCRAIRAGGAWQLPTLVTEVRPAP from the coding sequence ATGAAAACCCGATTGCTGCTGGCGTTAGCGCTGCTCACCAGTTTAAGCGCGCCACTGTTAGCAGACGAAGACGGCGTCTCCTTTAGTCACAAAGACTGGGAGCTCGCTTGTGATAATACCTTAACCTGTCGCGCTGCCGGTTACAGCGCTGAAGAGGGGGCTGGCGGTTCGGTGTTGCTCACGCGTGAAGGGGGACCAAACGCCGTTACCCACGGTCGTGTGGTGTTGGCCGATACCGGTGATGACGACTCCAAGCAGGTGGATACGTTGGCGCTGTGGATCGATGACCATGCGCAGGGTGAGGTAGCAAAAGCCGAGAATGATGAGTGGACACTCACCGATGTGCAAACGCTGGCGCTGATCAATGCCATTAAGGGCAACGGTAAAGTGGAGTTTCGCGGCGGCGAAGAGCCGTTTGAGCTTTCCAGCAACGGCGCGTTCGCCACGCTGCTGAAAATGGATGATGCGCAAGGGCGACTCAGCACGCCAGGGGCATTGGTGCGCAAGGGCAATAAGTCTGAGAGCAGTGTACCGGCGGCGGTATCGATGCCAGTGATCCAACAGGTCAAAGTAGAAAAAGCCACACCTCGCCCCTTGACGGATGATGAGCTGGCGCTATTGAAACCAAAGTTGATTGCTTCGCTAACTGACGATGACAGTTGTGACAACCTGGCGCCGACCGACGATCAGCCCGAAGAGGGGGCCGAACCGCTAACGTTAACGCCAGTAGATGATGCACATGTGTTGATCGCCGCACTTTGCTGGCGCGGGGCGTATAACGAAGGTTATGGCTACTGGTTAATCGACAAATCCTTGCAGGGCAAACCGCAGTTGATCACCGATTCCGGTTCAGATTACAGCGAAGGAGTGGTGTCCGAAGCGCAAAAAGGTCGTGGCATTGGCGACTGCTGGAGCACTGCTGCCTGGGTATGGGATGGCAAAGATTTTGTGCAGAGTAGCGATGCGACAACCGGCATGTGCCGCGCGATTCGTGCGGGCGGCGCATGGCAGTTGCCAACGCTGGTGACGGAGGTCAGACCGGCACCGTAA